Proteins encoded within one genomic window of Empedobacter falsenii:
- a CDS encoding polyprenyl synthetase family protein, which translates to MYSFDKFHELIAETIDKNPFSKNPEELYEPMDYILNIGGKRIRPILTLLGTDLFDGEVEKALKPSLAIEFFHNFSLMHDDIMDNASLRRSKPTVHEKFGLNTAILSGDAMLVKAYQYLEDLEPELFKRSTKLFSKTALEVCEGQQLDVNYETKLNVSYEDYIKMISLKTSVLLGCALKLGAMIGNASEEDSDKLYQYGLNLGIAYQLKDDYLDVFGSLEHLGKKHAGDIFENKKTILYISALEAANEEEKEELLYWYSSNTDNIDKVYAVEKLFRKLNVNRKLSTLIREYTNKAHSYLDQIDVPEERKSYLRELSEVLIDRQG; encoded by the coding sequence ATGTACTCATTTGATAAATTTCACGAATTAATTGCCGAAACAATCGATAAAAATCCATTTTCTAAAAATCCAGAAGAATTATACGAACCGATGGATTACATTTTGAATATTGGTGGTAAAAGAATTCGTCCAATTTTGACTTTATTGGGAACTGATTTGTTTGATGGTGAAGTTGAAAAAGCGTTGAAACCTTCGTTAGCGATTGAGTTTTTTCATAATTTTTCGTTGATGCACGACGATATTATGGATAATGCTTCATTAAGAAGAAGTAAACCAACAGTTCACGAAAAATTTGGATTAAATACAGCGATTCTTTCTGGTGATGCGATGTTGGTAAAAGCATATCAATATTTAGAAGATTTAGAACCAGAATTATTTAAACGTTCGACAAAATTATTTTCTAAAACTGCTTTAGAAGTTTGTGAAGGACAGCAATTGGATGTGAATTATGAAACAAAATTGAATGTTTCGTACGAAGATTACATCAAAATGATTTCTCTAAAAACGAGTGTTTTACTTGGTTGTGCTTTGAAATTAGGTGCAATGATTGGAAATGCTTCGGAAGAGGATTCGGATAAATTGTACCAATATGGTTTGAATTTAGGAATCGCGTATCAATTGAAAGATGATTATTTGGATGTTTTTGGTAGCCTTGAACATTTAGGTAAAAAACACGCTGGAGATATTTTCGAGAATAAGAAAACGATTCTTTACATTTCTGCTTTAGAAGCGGCAAACGAAGAAGAAAAAGAGGAATTATTATATTGGTATAGCTCAAATACAGATAATATCGATAAGGTATATGCGGTAGAAAAATTATTCAGAAAACTGAATGTTAACCGTAAACTTTCAACGTTAATTAGAGAATATACGAATAAAGCGCACAGCTATTTGGATCAAATTGATGTTCCAGAAGAACGTAAATCTTATTTGAGAGAGTTAAGCGAAGTTTTAATTGATCGACAAGGATAA
- a CDS encoding LLM class flavin-dependent oxidoreductase, which yields MRKINYSVLDLAYVREGDTLNQTFKNTLDNAKFVDEIGYSRYWLSEHHNMQNVASAATSLLIGYVANGTSRIKVGSGGIMLPNHTALSVAEQFGTLDALYPNRIDLGLGRAPGTDQLTASILRRGDNFMNYDFEAEIKNLQNYFSLDNKESKVRAIPGEGANVPIYILGSSTDSAFLAAKLGLPYAFAGHFAPQQFYNAIEIYRSQFQPSEFLQEPYTIACVNVIAANTDEEAHYLSMSMYQGFLNIITDKRQPIVPPEKTQLELASPEQKYMLKGMTALSFIGSKGALAQSFDEFIFESKIDEIMVSTNVFDQKAKRKSYQIVSELFR from the coding sequence ATGAGAAAAATAAATTACTCGGTGTTAGATTTGGCTTATGTGAGAGAAGGGGATACATTAAATCAAACGTTCAAAAACACGTTAGATAACGCAAAATTTGTCGACGAAATAGGATATAGTCGTTATTGGCTATCCGAACATCATAATATGCAAAATGTTGCGAGTGCGGCAACTTCTTTATTAATAGGTTATGTAGCAAATGGAACTTCAAGAATTAAAGTTGGTTCGGGAGGAATCATGTTACCTAATCATACTGCTTTATCTGTTGCAGAACAGTTTGGAACATTAGATGCACTTTATCCAAATCGTATTGATTTAGGTTTAGGTCGTGCGCCAGGAACAGATCAATTAACGGCGTCTATTTTGCGTAGAGGCGATAATTTTATGAATTACGATTTTGAAGCTGAAATCAAAAATCTACAAAACTATTTTAGTTTAGATAATAAAGAAAGTAAAGTGCGTGCGATTCCTGGAGAAGGAGCAAATGTGCCGATTTATATTCTAGGATCAAGTACGGATTCGGCTTTTTTGGCGGCTAAATTAGGTTTGCCTTATGCATTTGCGGGGCATTTTGCGCCACAACAATTTTATAATGCGATAGAGATATATCGCTCTCAATTTCAACCTTCTGAATTTTTGCAAGAACCATATACGATTGCTTGTGTCAATGTAATTGCGGCGAATACAGACGAAGAAGCGCATTATTTATCGATGTCGATGTACCAAGGATTCTTGAATATTATTACCGATAAACGTCAACCAATTGTTCCACCAGAAAAAACACAGTTAGAATTAGCTTCGCCTGAGCAAAAATATATGCTAAAAGGAATGACAGCTTTGTCTTTTATTGGAAGTAAAGGTGCATTGGCGCAGAGTTTTGATGAATTTATTTTTGAATCTAAAATTGATGAAATTATGGTTTCAACAAATGTTTTTGATCAAAAAGCAAAACGAAAATCGTATCAAATTGTAAGTGAATTGTTTCGTTAA